The Desulfonatronovibrio magnus DNA window CCCCAATCCTTCATAAACTAACCCTTCCTGATACAACCTTCTGGCCTTAGATTCTACTTGAACAGAAACTTCAGCCATTATCCGCTGAGCTTCCCTGTAATCGGGTGATACAATAACCACTTTCTGAAGGTAGTCCAAAGTACTGGTAAAATCTCCTTTTTCGTAGTGCTGCATAGCCTTTTTGTAATCTTCAGCAATATCCTCCTCGAGCAATTTTCTCAGCTGGGGTATTGCGTGTCTAATGTGAGCCGTTTCAGGACTTTCAATGTTCATGGCGATAACTTTTTCCCACTGCTGGAGTGCTGCAAGGAAATTTTCCTGGTCATAGTATCTCTGTCCAGCTTCAAAATGCTGCCTGAGCAGAGCAACCTGTTCAGCTCTTTGCTGCTCCTGCTCCTCTCTTGTCATTTGCTGTTCATGAATGGCCTTTTCGATTTCATCTTTCAGTTTAATGACGTTAGGATCTTCAGGTTCCAAAAAAACTGCCTCAGCAATAATTTCCCGGGCATGTTCCAAGTTATTGGCAGTCATGGCCTGCCTGGCTCTCGAGGAAATGGCTCTTACCCTGTCCATACGTTCTCTTTCTTCTTCCAGAGCTAAACGGCGTGCCTCTTCAGCTTCAACAATTTTTTGTCTAGTCTGAGTCAAAAGCTCAAGTGCCTCAGTATGTTCCGGGTCGAGCTCCAGAACTGCCTGAAATCTGATCAATGCCTCGCTGAAGTTTCCTGCATCAAACTGGGTCTTCCCGCTTTGCAAATATGTTGAAAGTCTATGCTGGCTCTCAAGGTCAAGCATGGTCTCTGTTCTGTCCTGTTCTCTGGACAAAACTGTCTCTTCAGAGTCCTGTTCATCGTTTTTAGATGAAGGCATGATCAATATAATCAGAAATAGTGAAAATACTCCTGCGGCTACTCCTGCAATAATTTTATTTTTTTTAATCGGGGCAATTATTCTGTCTACAATACGACTGTCAGCAGGCTGAGGGGTGATTAATGGTCCAGTGACCACAGTTTTGTCTAAGTCCTGATCATCTTCCAGGACAACAGTCCGGTCATCTTCCCTGACCACCGTCTCTTCTTCATCCTGGTCCTGTTTCCAAATTATCTCTATTTGGTAATCTCCAATCTGAACATTATCACCATTTTTTAGCTTTTCACATTCAATCTTTTTTCCATTAAGCTTGGTTCCATTTTGGCTGCCGCGGTCTTCTATTATCCACTGACCCTTATCAAAGAAAATTCTACTATGGTTTCTTGAAACTCTTCGGCTTCTGAGTATCAAGTCAGAAAGCTCGTTGCGGCCTACATTTATTTCCTTGTCAGGAGAAAACTCTTTTTCGTAAGAAGTCTGAGCATCTTCATGGATAATCAGTTTCAACTTGCTGCTATCGGGACTGGAGTTCATTTAAATACCTCAAAGAGTTGATATATTGATCACTGGATTTGTTTCTTGAAAGTTGGAGTACCATCCTGAATTCATGTTCTGCTTGAGTATAACGCATATATTTGTAGTGAAGCATGGCATTTTGATAGTGTTTCCTGGCCTGATCTTCAATTTCTCTTTCAGCCCTTAGAAACCATGCTCTTGCGTCAGCATTGTTTGGGTTGACGCTAAGGGCCTGTTCCCATTCATTAACAGCTCTTAAAGTATTGCCGGTATCATAAAAAAACATTCCCTGTCTGAAATGCTGGTCTGATCTGAGTTGATTTTCCGAAGATACTTCAATCTCTTCTGGTACCGGTAGTGATTCCAGCCTTTCGTACACCACAGGAGGGCTGGTCTCCTCAACTTCTGCTGGTCTTGTTAAAGGAGAGCTGCCATCTGGTTGTTCTTTTTTTCCGGAGAGGCCGATAAAAATCATAAAGGTACATAAAACAAGCAGCCCTGAGAGAATAATTAACTTTTTATTGCTGTTTCGTCCTGAAATCTTGTCCCTTCCGGGTACTTCAAGGACAAATAGGGAGTTGCCAACCTGGAACTGCTTGCCTGAACCTATTCTTGCCTTGGATACAGGTTTACCTTTGACTTGAACAGGGTTGGTAGAACTTAAGTTTTCAATAAGTATACTTTTGGCTTCAACTTTAATCAGAGCGTGTTTCCTGGATATAGTCTTGTCGGACTGATCAAGGCGAATATCGCACTCAGCAGATCTGCCAAGTGAATACTCCCCACCAGGATTAAGGGTAAATTTTTTACCCCTGTCTACACCTTCAAGGACTGTAATCAATATGTTATAAATGTCTTTGTTAGAATTTTTCATTAGGATAATTTCCTGAAAATAATTAGTACCGAATTTTGATCCGAAAGCTTGTCAGATCTTTCCACGGTAAACTTCTGTCCCAGATACTCTATTTCAACTGGTTCTGACATTTGATTTTCAATCAACTCTGATACAGCCTGGATCAACTCAGAGTCAAAAGCTTCAATGATATGCGTATCAGGCTTGCAATGGTCTATCTGAAGTTCGCTCGAAAAGTTGTCAGATAGCTGGTTAAGACAGTATTCATCTCTGCTGATGATGCACCATGGATGCTCTATATCTTTTGAATTAATCATGTTTTCGTCACGGTTTTTCTGTAGAGAATCGTAAATATTAACTGACTGAGAATTAACGTCATTGTTCCCACTTTTTTGCTCTGAGGACATTTCGGGTTTTTCCTCAACGCCTTTCTCCTTGAGCCCACCCGGTTGTCTGAGAAGAATTCGATTGAATGCTACTTTGATATTTTCCATTTCAGGATTTGGAGCGAAATAATTTATACTGCTTTTCCCTTCCTTGATGGCGAGCTCTGCTTCTTCATAAAATCTTTTTAAAGGGTCATGAAAACTTTTCACAATAACCTGGCTTGCAACTAACACAAGAATTGTTAAAAAAATAAGGATAAAAAAAACAGTACCTCCCAAGCCCTGAACATCTCCTGATCCAGGTGAAAAACCAATAATAGCTGCTCCACTTAACTGTCCATGACTATGAACAGGGTTGAAGATGATACGTTCTCCAGAGGACACCTGGTCTATCATTAATTGCCCTCCTCTGAGAGCCTGGGCAAGCTCTGGCCAGTTAAAAAAGTCCCCCTGCCTTTCACGGGGGGCAATTATTTTTCCATGGCTGTCCACAATAAAGGCGTATAGCACACCGTCTTCAACTGTGACTGGAGAGATGCGGATTTTTGAGTGCTCTCCAGACTCAATGAATGTCCGGTTCATCTCTGCCAGGTATCTGCTTAACAGTATTCCATTTTTTAATGTTTCCTGGGTGTATATGCTGTTGACTCTTTTTTTCATGGGCGAGTAAATAACCAATGTGCTTAAGAGTACAAAAAACATCATGAAAATAATAATGCTGACTTTGAAGTTTTTTGCAATAATGTCACTGAATCTGGATTCTTTATTAATACTACCAGGTTGATTTTCACTTTTGAGTTTGAGTGTATAAGGTTTTATTTCAAATTCAAATGAGTTATTGAATTTTTTTTCTATAACTTTTTTGCCTCTGAAAAAAATACCGTTGGCACTTTGATTGTCTCTAATGATAAATTCAGAACCTTTAATTTCCAGTACAGCATGTTTTTTTGAAACAGCACTGTCAGATAGAGTTATATCAGATGAAGGTGACCTGCCTATTGTATAACTTCCATCTTCAAGATGGATAGTTCTTTCTGACTTTCCTTGCTTGAGTATGATTATTTCCTGAGACATATTGCTGCTTATTGTTGGTTGAACAGGTTTTGATGGGAGCATTACCCGTTTGTAAACAGAACCATTTTGATGCTTGGGACAGGCACCCTGGCACTTATTTTTTGTTGAGCAAGAAATAAATATGAAAAATAAATGCCAGGAGAGCCCTTTGCCAAGCATAAAGTTTCAGGCTTTGATCCGGTTTTGTCATTTACAAACGGGTAATGCTCCCGGTTTTGATTTTATGGGCTGACAATAAATTGAATAATGTATGGTCCAAATATGATTATAAATATTGTTGGAAAGATTAAGACCATCATAGGAGCCAGAAGTTTTTGAGATGCCTGTGCTCCGAGTCTTTCTGCCTTCATGAACCTTTCTGAGCGCATCCTTTCTGCCTGAGATTTCAGCACAGAAGATATGGGAGATCCCATTTTTTCAGCCTGTATTAATGTTGATGTAAAAGAGTCAACTTCCATAATATCTACTCTTTCCGCCATGATTTTCAATGCTTCCTGTCTTGATCGTCCTAATTTTATATTTTGATCCATAAGATAAAGTTCTGCAACAAAAGGATCCTTGTCTTCCTTAAAAATATTACAGACTTTTTGCACAGCCACGTTGAAGGCCAACCCAGCCTCAACAGAAAGAGAAAGCATATCAACTATATCCGGCATGGTGCGCTTTATTTCTTCCTGCCTTGTTTTCTTCTTTTCAAAGAGCCAGATATATGGAAAGCCAAGTCCCACTATAATAAAAATTGAGATGAACACCCAGTTTGAAAAGAAAGTGTACCCTATAAAGCCAAAGATAATCATGGTTGTAGCCTGAAATCCGATAATATCAGCAGGAGTAATCTGTCCCTCCAGTCCGGCAGTAATAATATGTTTTTTAATCAGGCTTTTATACTTCGGAAAAGGCAGTTTATCTATTACAGGAAACAACAGCTGATACAATGGTCTGAAGGCAAAAATAAACCTTGTTTCTTCAGTTTCAAACAGCTGCTCTTCTTTCCGGGGGCTGCCCTTTTTCTTAGCCTTTGAAATGCTTAAGTACAGAAAGATAAAAACTGAAGAAAAAAAGATAATTATCCCCAGAAATTTTACCAGTAAGCTGTCCATATATTTATCCCCTGCTGATGAGTAATCTACTCAATTTTCGACCTGGTCAGACTTAATCCATTGTTACTCTGATAACTTCCTCAATGGTTGTGCGACCGGATTTTAGTTTGTTCAGAGCAGCTTTTCTCAGAGTCACCATACCATCTTCAACAGCTGCTTCCTTAATGATTTTGGATGGTTGATTGTTCAAGATTAATTCGATTAACTGGTCATTTATCTGCATAAGCTCATAAATGCCAATCCTGCCATTATATCCAGTTCCCGCACACTGTGAGCAGCCTACTGGTTTGAAGTACTGCAAATTATTTTTGTCCAGTCCCATTGGTTTTAATATTTCCTGTTCCGGAAAATACTCTTCCTTGCACTTTTCGCACAGCTTTCTCATGAGCCTCTGGGCAATTATGGTCATTTGGGCGGAAGCTACCAGATATGACGGAATCCCCATGTTAATCAATCTGCTGACAGCTCCCGGTGCATCATTTGTATGCAGAGTGCTTAATACCAGGTGACCGGTCATTGCCGCTTTCAGGGCAATGTCAGCTGTTGGTACGTCACGGATTTCACCAACCATAATAATATCTGGATCCTGCCTTAAAAATGAACGAAGGGCTTCATTAAAGGTCAGGCCGGTATCTGAAGTGCAGCTGACCTGTGTTAGTCCATCCAATTTGTATTCAACAGGATCTTCTGCAGTAACTATGTTTACATGATCCGTATTGAGCGCACTAAGTACAGCATACAGGGTGGTAGATTTGCCGCTTCCTGTTGGGCCTGTAACCAGAATCAGCCCAGTAGGCTTCCTCATGGCTGCGTTCAGCAACTTAGCATCTCTGCTCTCCATACCCAGATCAGTCAACGAAAGCTGCTTTTTATCTCTTTCCAGCACCCTCATTACAATTTTTTCACCATAAAGAGATGGAAGGGATGAAGTTCGAATATCAACGACCCTGTTTTTGATAATACCAAAGCTTATGCTTCCATCCTGAGGAAGGTTGCTTTGCTCAAGATCCATCCTGGCCAGCATTTTTAGCCTGGGCAGAATGGCCTGTTTGAAAATGGATGGGAGTATCCAGGCCGTCTGCATGACTCCGTCTTTACGAAATCTTACCCGGAAGTCCATTTCTCTTGGCTCCATATGCAGATCACTGGAACCATTTATTACAAGAGTATTGAGCATGAACTGCAACACACGGATAAGATAAGCATCATTAATCATGGCCAAAGGGCCACTGGACCCGGTCAAAAGCAGATTAAGTGATTTGAGTGCTTTATCAGAAAGCAGGCCAAATTCTTCCTCCAAAGGTTCCTTAACATCTGTTTTATTCTCATAATATTTTTGAATGCAGTTTGTTATAGCCGGGGTATTGCAGCTGTATGGCTTAATCCTACAGCCTGTAACAGCCTCAAGCCTGCTTATGGATGCACTGTCCTGTGGCAAAGACATGGCTACATGAAGAAATTCATTTTCATGACGAACTGCAAAAGCCGTTTCCTCCTTGGCTGTTTTCCAGGGGAGCAAAGTGGTAATATGCTCTATGAATTTTGCATCAAAAGAAACAAAGGTTGGATCAAGACTTTGTATTCCAGTAATCTCTTCCAGCACGGAATTGACAACACTGGCATCAACTTTACCCTGATCCAGCAGGTAGTCAGAGATAAGCCTGCTGTTCAGATCTGGAACAGCCCCTATCCTGATTCCCCTGAGCTGGAATGCAGTAAAAAGTTTTTTGTTAAACTCGACCATCAGTTCTTTTTTCAACACAGCCCTCCCTGGCTTACTTGATAACTATATGATGGATCAGTAGTTGCCAATCTTTAAGGTATAGTCATTGTTGAAAAAGTAGGTAAAGTTTCCGGAATATTGATCAGTAGTCAGCTGTAAGGCGTTGACCAGAAACCAGAGTTCAATATCATCATTCCAGTCTCTTCTGACGCTTTCCTCAGGCGGTATGCCCTTGATGCGGTCAATTTCATACCCATTGCGAAAAAGAATTACAGTTGGAAGCATTTCAAGTTTAAATCTTGAAGGGTCATCATGGACCTGCCAGTGAAATTTTGCAAATTTGGCCCGACCACCATACTGCGATGCCAGCCATTCAATTCTTCTGAGCATGTCCATGGATTGCCAGAACTGGTTGTTATAAAAAATTACAATGGCTGATCCGGAATAGTTAGATATTTCCCGGGTAAAGGTTTGATGATTTA harbors:
- a CDS encoding FHA domain-containing protein, with amino-acid sequence MNSSPDSSKLKLIIHEDAQTSYEKEFSPDKEINVGRNELSDLILRSRRVSRNHSRIFFDKGQWIIEDRGSQNGTKLNGKKIECEKLKNGDNVQIGDYQIEIIWKQDQDEEETVVREDDRTVVLEDDQDLDKTVVTGPLITPQPADSRIVDRIIAPIKKNKIIAGVAAGVFSLFLIILIMPSSKNDEQDSEETVLSREQDRTETMLDLESQHRLSTYLQSGKTQFDAGNFSEALIRFQAVLELDPEHTEALELLTQTRQKIVEAEEARRLALEEERERMDRVRAISSRARQAMTANNLEHAREIIAEAVFLEPEDPNVIKLKDEIEKAIHEQQMTREEQEQQRAEQVALLRQHFEAGQRYYDQENFLAALQQWEKVIAMNIESPETAHIRHAIPQLRKLLEEDIAEDYKKAMQHYEKGDFTSTLDYLQKVVIVSPDYREAQRIMAEVSVQVESKARRLYQEGLVYEGLGQRSRAIEKWREVLEVMPFEDNDYYQRALGKLR
- a CDS encoding FHA domain-containing protein, whose translation is MKNSNKDIYNILITVLEGVDRGKKFTLNPGGEYSLGRSAECDIRLDQSDKTISRKHALIKVEAKSILIENLSSTNPVQVKGKPVSKARIGSGKQFQVGNSLFVLEVPGRDKISGRNSNKKLIILSGLLVLCTFMIFIGLSGKKEQPDGSSPLTRPAEVEETSPPVVYERLESLPVPEEIEVSSENQLRSDQHFRQGMFFYDTGNTLRAVNEWEQALSVNPNNADARAWFLRAEREIEDQARKHYQNAMLHYKYMRYTQAEHEFRMVLQLSRNKSSDQYINSLRYLNELQSR
- a CDS encoding FHA domain-containing protein, which translates into the protein MSQEIIILKQGKSERTIHLEDGSYTIGRSPSSDITLSDSAVSKKHAVLEIKGSEFIIRDNQSANGIFFRGKKVIEKKFNNSFEFEIKPYTLKLKSENQPGSINKESRFSDIIAKNFKVSIIIFMMFFVLLSTLVIYSPMKKRVNSIYTQETLKNGILLSRYLAEMNRTFIESGEHSKIRISPVTVEDGVLYAFIVDSHGKIIAPRERQGDFFNWPELAQALRGGQLMIDQVSSGERIIFNPVHSHGQLSGAAIIGFSPGSGDVQGLGGTVFFILIFLTILVLVASQVIVKSFHDPLKRFYEEAELAIKEGKSSINYFAPNPEMENIKVAFNRILLRQPGGLKEKGVEEKPEMSSEQKSGNNDVNSQSVNIYDSLQKNRDENMINSKDIEHPWCIISRDEYCLNQLSDNFSSELQIDHCKPDTHIIEAFDSELIQAVSELIENQMSEPVEIEYLGQKFTVERSDKLSDQNSVLIIFRKLS
- a CDS encoding type II secretion system F family protein, translated to MDSLLVKFLGIIIFFSSVFIFLYLSISKAKKKGSPRKEEQLFETEETRFIFAFRPLYQLLFPVIDKLPFPKYKSLIKKHIITAGLEGQITPADIIGFQATTMIIFGFIGYTFFSNWVFISIFIIVGLGFPYIWLFEKKKTRQEEIKRTMPDIVDMLSLSVEAGLAFNVAVQKVCNIFKEDKDPFVAELYLMDQNIKLGRSRQEALKIMAERVDIMEVDSFTSTLIQAEKMGSPISSVLKSQAERMRSERFMKAERLGAQASQKLLAPMMVLIFPTIFIIIFGPYIIQFIVSP
- a CDS encoding GspE/PulE family protein gives rise to the protein MKKELMVEFNKKLFTAFQLRGIRIGAVPDLNSRLISDYLLDQGKVDASVVNSVLEEITGIQSLDPTFVSFDAKFIEHITTLLPWKTAKEETAFAVRHENEFLHVAMSLPQDSASISRLEAVTGCRIKPYSCNTPAITNCIQKYYENKTDVKEPLEEEFGLLSDKALKSLNLLLTGSSGPLAMINDAYLIRVLQFMLNTLVINGSSDLHMEPREMDFRVRFRKDGVMQTAWILPSIFKQAILPRLKMLARMDLEQSNLPQDGSISFGIIKNRVVDIRTSSLPSLYGEKIVMRVLERDKKQLSLTDLGMESRDAKLLNAAMRKPTGLILVTGPTGSGKSTTLYAVLSALNTDHVNIVTAEDPVEYKLDGLTQVSCTSDTGLTFNEALRSFLRQDPDIIMVGEIRDVPTADIALKAAMTGHLVLSTLHTNDAPGAVSRLINMGIPSYLVASAQMTIIAQRLMRKLCEKCKEEYFPEQEILKPMGLDKNNLQYFKPVGCSQCAGTGYNGRIGIYELMQINDQLIELILNNQPSKIIKEAAVEDGMVTLRKAALNKLKSGRTTIEEVIRVTMD
- a CDS encoding thioredoxin family protein — its product is MKKINSLLFFLLVATFITACAPKAPEPVRVEPAPAEVITVNHQTFTREISNYSGSAIVIFYNNQFWQSMDMLRRIEWLASQYGGRAKFAKFHWQVHDDPSRFKLEMLPTVILFRNGYEIDRIKGIPPEESVRRDWNDDIELWFLVNALQLTTDQYSGNFTYFFNNDYTLKIGNY